One Capsicum annuum cultivar UCD-10X-F1 chromosome 2, UCD10Xv1.1, whole genome shotgun sequence genomic window carries:
- the LOC107857660 gene encoding MACPF domain-containing protein NSL1, translated as MLGHIEGAVKPCLNYFQDKPPIKELEQFLEFQLPWQWALAYSDLPHGHRHRKHASPSLQFTLMGPRLYVNTVKVDSGNRLVTGTWLYLEGKKSDHLAIHLQHLSTLPQSIQLTDDLSYEPVDEPVERGYLEPVKWSIFSHVCTAPVEYYGTRIDDSACIVTKAWFEVKVIGMKKVLFLRLGFSMVACNVPNRSLVMFQIGLL; from the exons ATGCTTGGACATATTGAAGGAGCAGTGAAGCCCTGCCTTAACTATTTCCAAG ATAAACCTCCAATCAAGGAACTTGAACAATTTTTAGAATTTCAGTTACCTTGGCAGTGGGCTCTAGCATACAGTGATCTTCCTCATGGTCATCGCCACAGAAAACATGCCTCTCCATCCCTGCAGTTCACTTTGATGGGTCCAAGGCTATATGTCAACACTGTAAAG GTTGACTCCGGAAATAGGCTAGTAACTGGAACTTGGTTATACTTGGAAGGTAAAAAGAGTGATCACCTGGCTATCCATCTTCAACATCTATCAACACTTCCTCAAAGTATCCAACTAACAGATGATCTTAGCTATGAGCCTGTGGATGAACCAGTTGAACGAGGGTATTTAGAACCTGTCAAATGGAGCATATTTTCACATGTTTGCACTGCACCAGTAGAATACTACGGGACACGAATAGATGACTCTGCTTGTATTGTGACCAAGGCCTGGTTTGAGGTGAAGGTTATTGGAATGAAGAAGGTCCTCTTCCTGAGGTTGGGATTCTCGATGGTCGCTTGTAATGTTCCAAATAGGTCGCTTGTAATGTTCCAAATAGGTCTCTTGTAA